From one Sparus aurata chromosome 16, fSpaAur1.1, whole genome shotgun sequence genomic stretch:
- the hif1aa gene encoding hypoxia inducible factor 1 subunit alpha a, translated as MDTGIVPEKKRVSSERRKEKSRDAARCRRGKESEVFYELAQELPLPHSVSSSLDKASIMRLTISYLRMRKLLSTDEPMAEEEKELDLQLNSSYLKALDGFLMVLSEDGDMIYLSENINKCLGLAQFDLTGHSVFDFIHPCDQEELREMLVHRTGSKKAKETNTERSFFLRMKCTLTSRGRTVNVKSATWKVLHCSGHVRVYESHTEETPNGQKEPPVPYLVLICDPIQHPSNIEVPLDTKTFLSRHTMDMKFTYCDERITELMGYDPEDLLNRSVYEYYHAQDSDHLTKTHHNLFAKGQVCTGQYRMLAKRGGFVWVETQATVIYNNKNSQPQCVVCVNFVLSGIQEEKLILSLEQTEDVKPIKEELQQEVEEVVVESCQPEPSPTLLKEEVEEKLPEVDVIKLFTRVAEAKSVASLYDQLKEEPEALTLLAPAAGDTIISLDFSSPDSEIQLLHDVPLYNDVMLPSISDKLVLPLSPLPPSEPLHITTTTSEDVKTEHYPPATCPSLASSSETDSPMDFCFPMDSEMSSDFKLDLVEKLFAIDTEPKNPFTTQAMEDLEMLAPYIPMDDDFQLRSLPPDEPLTCGPVKSVQNSPVRVKQDIPSYPSSPFSSPGSRTASPAPPEPVKAPHLATILAKRTTQLNKEVSLGTLAALNTQRKRKLGDIKEMIGTLHQGQQEQGKKLKSSESGTTRTILPSDLASRLLGSTSEGTSSLFTLPQLTRDDCEVNAPLQGRQYLLQGEELLRALDHIN; from the exons ATGGACACAGGAATTGTAccagaaaagaaaag GGTGAGCTCGGAGCGGAGGAAGGAGAAGTCAAGGGATGCTGCGCGATGCCGACGTGGGAAGGAGTCAGAGGTGTTCTACGAGCTGGCCCAGGAGCTACCCCTGCCCCACAGTGTCAGCTCCAGCCTGGACAAGGCCTCGATAATGAGGCTCACCATCAGCTACCTGCGCATGAGGAAACTGCTCAGTACCG ATGAGCCAatggcagaggaggaaaaagaactTGATTTACAGCTAAACAGCTCCTACCTAAAAGCTCTGGATGGCTTTCTCATGGTGCTCTCCGAAGATGGAGATATGATCTATCTCTCTGAGAACATCAACAAGTGCCTCGGGCTGGCACAG TTTGACCTGACGGGACACAGTGTGTTTGACTTCATCCATCCATGTGAccaggaggagctgagggagatgCTGGTCCATAGAACAG GCTCCAAAAAGgccaaggagacaaacacagagcgCAGCTTCTTCCTCCGAATGAAGTGCACTCTCACAAGCAGGGGACGCACTGTCAATGTCAAATCAGCTACATGGAAG GTCCTCCACTGCTCAGGTCATGTCCGTGTATATGAAAGCCACACTGAGGAGACTCCAAATGGGCAAAAGGAGCCACCTGTTCCCTACCTGGTTCTGATATGTGACCCCATCCAACACCCCTCCAACATAGAGGTCCCTCTGGACACCAAGACCTTTCTCAGCCGCCACACGATGGACATGAAGTTCACATATTGTGACGAGAG gaTCACTGAGCTCATGGGTTATGATCCAGAGGACCTATTGAATCGTTCTGTGTACGAGTACTATCATGCTCAGGACTCGGACCATCTCACCAAGACTCACCACAACT TGTTTGCAAAGGGCCAGGTCTGCACAGGACAGTACAGGATGTTGGCCAAGAGAGGAGGCTTTGTGTGGGTGGAAACACAAGCCACTGTCATCTACAACAACAAGAACTCTCAGCCACAGTGTGTTGTCTGTGTCAACTTTGTGCTCAG CGGCATCCAGGAGGAGAAACTGATCTTGTCCCTGGAGCAGACCGAGGATGTGAAGCCAATTAAGgaagagctgcagcaggaggtaGAGGAGGTCGTAGTCGAGAGCTGCCAGCCAGAGCCGTCTCCGACTTTGCtaaaggaggaggtggaggagaagttGCCCGAGGTTGATGTAATCAAACTGTTCACTCGGGTGGCAGAGGCCAAGTCGGTAGCTAGCCTGTACGACCAACTGAAGGAGGAGCCTGAAGCCCTCACCCTGCTGGCTCCTGCTGCGGGAGACACCATCATCTCCCTGGACTTCAGCTCTCCTG ATTCAGAGATCCAGCTGCTGCATGATGTTCCTCTCTACAATGATGTAATGCTTCCATCCATCAGTGACAAACTGGTCCTGCCTCTTTCCCCTCTGCCTCCCAGCGAGCCTCTccacatcaccaccaccacatctgAGGATGTAAAAACTGAGCACTATCCTCCAGCCACATGCCCGTCACTGGCCAGCTCCTCAGAG ACTGACAGTCCGATGGACTTCTGTTTCCCCATGGACTCAGAGATGAGCTCAGATTTCAAACTTGACTTGGTGGAGAAGCTATTTGCCATCGATACAGAGCCCAAGAACCCCTTTACCACACAG GCAATGGAAGACCTGGAGATGTTGGCTCCATACATCCCCATGGATGATGACTTCCAGCTTCGCAGTCTGCCCCCAGATGAGCCTCTAACTTGTGGACCAGTCAAATCTGTTCAGAATTCTCCAGTCCGTGTCAAACAGGACATCCCCAGCTATCCCAGCTCTCCATTCAGCTCACCAGGCAGTCGCACAGCTTCCCCAGCACCACCTGAGCCAGTAAAAGCCCCTCATCTTGCCACCATTCTTGCTAAGAG AACCACACAGCTGAACAAAGAAGTGTCGCTCGGGACCCTGGCTGCTCTGAACACACAGCGCAAAAGAAAACTGGGTGACATAAAAGAGATGATT GGAACTCTGCACCAGGGCCAACAGGAGCAGGGCAAAAAGCTGAAGTCCTCAGAGTCAGGAACAACCAGGACCATACTGCCTTCAG ATCTGGCGAGTCGTCTCTTGGGCAGCACGTCAGAGGGCACCAGCTCCCTCTTCACCCTGCCTCAGCTCACACGCGACGACTGCGAGGTCAACGCCCCCTTACAGGGTCGCCAGTACCTGCTGCAGGGGGAGGAGCTGCTGCGTGCTCTGGACCACATCAACTGA
- the LOC115597610 gene encoding serine protease HTRA2, mitochondrial-like codes for MAATPLSRCLLSTLRTQTRCPSRGLTCVADRTISPVSSVVICNHRRAEGHTSLDRGPPVWWDGQGGRENSSFPLLRSVSVGLGLCGAALLDSEKDDKAKDRNVSISGRCLDLILPSAHCASPFKPDSPRYKYNFIADVVEKSTPAVVYIEIIGRHPFSGREVPVSNGSGFIISSDGLIVTNAHVVANKRGVRVKLTNGDVYNATVQDVDPAADIATIKITARNPLPTLALGQSSDVRQGEFVVAMGSPFALKNTITSGIISSVQRGSKELGLSNSNMDYIQTDAAIDFGNSGGPLINLDGEVIGINTMKVTAGISFAIPSDRLRVFLDQAAKKKSSWFGEPETKRRYIGVTMLTLTQSIITELKLRDPSFPDVTHGILIHRVILGSPASRAGMLPGDIVVEINGVKVHTSEEIYQAVRNSDKITMMVQRGDEMLRLRMTPEYTE; via the exons ATGGCAGCAACTCCCCTCAGTAGGTGTTTACTCTCAACACTGAGGACACAAACTCGGTGTCCGAGCCGGGGACTCACCTGTGTGGCAGACAGGACAATCAGCCCGGTGTCCTCTGTAGTAATATGTAACCACAGAAGAGCAGAAGGACACACAAGCCTGGACAGAGGACCGCCAGTGTGGTGGGACGGACAAGGTGGTCGGGAAAACAGCAGCTTTCCTCTGCTCAGGTCTGTCTCGGTGGGTTTGGGACTGTGTGGTGCAGCGCTTCTGGACAGTGAAAAAGACGATAAAGCCAAGGACAGAAATGTCTCGATATCCGGAAGGTGTCTTGACCTCATCCTGCCATCAGCTCACTGTGCCTCTCCCTTTAAACCTGACAGCCCCCGGTATAAATACAACTTCATTGCAGATGTGGTCGAAAAGTCGACTCCAGCTGTCGTGTACATCGAAATCATTGGCAG ACACCCATTTTCAGGAAGGGAAGTCCCGGTGTCAAATGGCTCTGGTTTCATAATCAGCAGTGACGGCCTCATCGTGACCAATGCGCACGTTGTGGCCAACAAGAGAGGCGTCCGTGTGAAGCTCACCAACGGAGACGTGTACAATGCCACTGTGCAAGATGTTGATCCAGCTGCAGACATCGCCACCATCAAAATCACTGCGAGG AACCCTTTACCCACACTCGCCCTCGGGCAGTCGTCTGATGTTCGACAAGGAGAGTTTGTGGTCGCCATGGGAAGCCCCTTTGCTTTGAAGAATACAATCACATCAGGAATCATCAGCTCAGTGCAGAGAGGCAGTAAGGAGCTGGGTCTGTCCAACTCAAACATGGACTACATCCAGACCGATGCAGCCATTGAT TTTGGAAATTCTGGAGGTCCCCTGATTAACTTG GACGGTGAAGTCATCGGTATAAACACCATGAAGGTCACTGCAGGAATCTCCTTTGCTATTCCATCTGACCGCCTGAGAGTTTTTCTTGATCAAGCAGCAAAAAAGAAGA GTTCTTGGTTTGGTGAGCCAGAAACGAAGCGGCGGTACATTGGTGTGACGATGCTGACGCTGACACAGAG CATCATTACTGAACTCAAGTTAAGAGACCCATCCTTCCCAGATGTGACACACGGCATCCTGATTCACAGAGTGATCTTGGGTTCCCCGGCAAGCAG AGCTGGCATGCTACCAGGAGACATTGTGGTGGAGATAAACGGAGTGAAGGTGCACACCTCCGAAGAGATCTACCAGGCTGTCCGCAACAGTGACAAAATCACCATGATGGTACAAAGAGGAGACGAGATGCTGCGACTGCGTATGACTCCAGAGTACACGGAGTGA